The Streptomyces sp. NBC_01298 genome contains the following window.
TCATCGCGACCCTCCCGAAGGGCTGAGCCCACGGCGCTCCAAGTGGCCTAGGCCCGCGCCGGCGCCAGCAGGCCGCTGAGCGCGTCCATGTCCTCCACGCAGCGGCCCGATCCCAGGGCCACGCAGTCCAGCGGGTCGTCCGCGACGAAGACCGGGATCCCGGTCGAGGAGGCCATCCGCAGGTCCAGGCCGGGCAGCAGTGCGCCGCCGCCGGTCAGGACGATGCCGTGCTCCATGACGTCGCCGGACAGTTCGGGCGGGCACTCCTCCAGGGTGGTGCGGACCGCCGCGATGATCGCCTCGACCGGCTCGTCCAGGGCGGCGCGCACGTCACGCGCGTCGAGCGCGAGCGTCTGGGGCATGCCGCCGACCTTCTCGCGGCCCCGCACCGTGAAGGTGGCGGTCTCCAGCTCGGGCCGGTCCGGCACCGGCCAGGCCGAGCCGATGGCGATCTTGACGTCCTCGGCGGTGCGGTCGCCGATGAGCAGGGAGTGCTCCTTGCGGACGTGGTCGGTGATGGCGGCGTCCATCCGGTCGCCGGCGACCCGGAGCGACCGCGCGGTGACGATGCCGCCCAGCGAGATGACGGCGACCTCGGAGGTGCCGCCGCCGATGTCGACGACCATCGACCCGCGCGGTTCGGACACCGGGAGCCCCGCGCCGATCGCCGCGGCCATGGGTTCCTCGATCAGGTGCACGGTCTTGGCGCCGGCCCGGGCGGAGGCGTGGATGATGGCCCGCCGCTCCACCTGGGTGACGCCGGACGGTACGCAGATCACCATGCGGGTGCGCACCCGGCGGCCGGGAACGGCCTTGCGGACGAAGTGCCGGATCATCTCCTCGGCGGCCTCGTAGTCACAGATCACGCCGTCCTTGAGGGGGCGGATCGCGGTGATGGAGCCGGGAGTGCGGCCGATGGTCTCCTTGGCCTCGGTCCCGACGGCCAGGGCGGTGGTGGTGCCCGCCTTGACGGCCACCACGGACGGCTCATTGAGGACGATGCCGTGCCCCCGTGCGTAGACGAGGGTGTTGGCGGTTCCCAGGTCGATGCCTATGTCGCGGCTGGAACCTGTCTTGTTCGTGCTGGCCTGCGGCATTTATTCCCCAATCTCCTGCCGCAAGGCTTGCATAACGATCCGGTCGCACCGGCAGCCGAAGGTCCCGATGCGACCGGGCCGAAAGTCCCTGTGCCCCTCGTCCGTAGACTGGGTCCCGTGAGTGAGCAGCAGCCCGAGAGCCACGATGACAGCTTCGACGCCTTCGACAAGATCGTGGCGGAAGAGTCCGACCGCGACCCCGACCTGGCGGTGATCGAGGCGGGCAGCCGCACCCTGCGCGCGCAGGCCGGTCCGCCCCAGGGCGACCCGGTGCCCGAGGAGCCCGCCGACCCCGAGGTGGCCAAGGCCCTGCGGGAGGTGGAGCAGGAGTTGGCCGGCCGCTGGGGCGAGACCAAGCTGGAGCCGTCCGTCACGCGGATCGCCGCGCTGATGGACGTCCTGGGCGAGCCGCAGCGCGCGTACCCCTCCATCCACGTCACCGGCACCAACGGCAAGACGAGCACCTCCCGCATGATCGAGGCGCTGCTGAACGCCTTCGAGCTGCGCACCGGGCGCTACACCAGCCCGCACGTGCAGTCGATCACCGAGCGGATCAGCCTGGACGGGGCGCCGGTCAGCGCCGAGCGGTTCGTCGAGACGTACGAGGACATCAAGCCCTACGTGGACATGGTGGACGCGGCCGAGGAGATCCGGCTGTCGTTCTTCGAGGTCCTCACCGGTATGGCCTACGCGGCCTTCGCGGACGCCCCCGTGGACGCGGCCGTGATCGAGGTGGGCATGGGCGGCGCCTGGGACGCCACCAACGTGATCGACGGCGCCGTCGCCGTGGTCACCCCGATCAGCCTGGACCACACGGACCGGCTCGGCTCCACCACCGGCGAGATCGCGCAGGAGAAGGGCGGCATCATCAAGCAGGGCGCCACCGTGATCCTGGCGCAGCAGCCGGTGGACGCGGCGCAGGTGCTGCTGAAGAAGGCCGTGGAGGTCGATGCGACCGTGGCCCGCGCGGGCATGGAGTTCGGCGTCGTCACCCGTGAGGTCGCGGTGGGCGGGCAGCAGCTGACGCTGCGCGGCCTGGGCGGCGAGTACGACGGCATCTTCCTGCCGCTGTACGGCGCCCACATGGCGCACAACGCGGCGGTGGCGCTGGCGGCCGTCGAGGCCTTCTTCGGGATCGGCGCCGATCACGCGCGGGTCCTGGACGTGGAGACCGTGCGCAAGGCCTTCGCCTCGGTGACCTCGCCCGGCCGCATGGAGGTCGTGCGGCGCAGCCCCACGGTGGTCCTGGACGCGGCGCACAACCCGGCCGGCGCACAGGTCACCGCGGAGGCGGTGACCGAGGCCTTCGGCTTCAGCCGGCTGGTCGGGGTCGTCGGCGCGAGCGAGGGCAAGGACGCGCGCGGGATCCTCGAAGCCTTCGAGCCGATCTTCGCCGAGGTCGTGATCACGGAGAACACCAGCCACCGGGCGACCTCCGCCGACGAACTGGCCGCCATCGCGGTCGAGGTCTTCGGCTCCGAGCGCGTGCAGGTGGAGCCGCGGCTGGACGACGCCCTGGAGGCGGCGATCACGCTGGCGGAGGAAGAGGCGGAGTACGGAGGGGCCGGGGTCCTGGTGACCGGCTCCGTCATCACGGTGGGCGAGGCCCGCCTGCTACTGAAGAGGGGCTGAGGGATGCGCACGCTGTGTGCTTCGACGCTGATCGCCGAGTTCTTCGTGATCGGCTTCGCGGGGCTGGTCGCGATGAAGGGCGATCTGAGCCAGGCCGCGGTCTGGTCGGTCTGCGGGATCGCGATGCTGGTGTCGGTGCTGCTGTGCGGGATGCTCTCGCGTCCCGGGGCCGTGCAGATCGGCTGGGCCCTGCAGATCGGGCTGGTGCTGAGCGGCTTCGTCGTACCGATGATGTTCGTCCTGGGCGTGGTGTTCGCCGGCCTGTGGTGGTGCTCGATCCACTACGGCCGCCGCATCGACGTGATCAAGGCCCGCTGGGCCGCCCAGGCGGAGGCCGAGGCCGCCGCCCCGACCGAGGCGTAGGGCTCGCCCGGCCCCCTGTAGCCTCGTCGGACCGCACCCGTATGCCGCAAGGAGTTACCCATATGACCCAGCGCACGCTCGTCCTCCTCAAGCCCGACGCCGTCCGTCGCGGTCTGATCGGCGAGATCGTCGGCCGCATCGAGCGGAAGGCCGGCTGGACCATTCCCGCGCTGGAGCTGCGCACGCTGGACCAGGAGACCCTGGAGGCGCACTACGGCGAGCACAAGGGCAAGCCCTTCTACGAGCCCCTCATGGGCTTCATGGCCAGCGGCCCGGTCGTGGCCCTGGTCGTCGAAGGGGAGCGCGTGATCGAGGGTGTCCGCCAGTTGGCCGGACCCACTGACCCGATTGCCGCCGCGCCCGGCTCCATCCGGGGTGACTTCGGTACCGTCACCCGGGAGAACCTGATCCACGCCTCGGACTCCGAGGAGTCCGCGGAGCGGGAACTGAAGCTGTTCTTCCCGGCACTGTGATCACTCTTTTCTGACGCAACATCAGCCGAATAGCGCTCATGACCTGGGGCGACCGAAGTAATTTCGGTCGCCCTCCGGTATTACCGGGCACATTCGGGAACGCATCGACAGGACACGACGTCACCACTAAGGGGGCGGGTATCCGTTCCGGCGGGCTTGCCGGAGTCCCGTCGCGCGGAGGCCGTACTTGCGGCACTACGATGGGGCCTCCACCCACACACCCACCTCGCCGACCTGACAGCAGCCGCTATCAACTGGAAGGCCAGACGCTCCTCATGGGGAACAAGGGGAACAACATGTCGTTCATCGGCCGTGACATGGCGATCGACCTCGGGACCGCCAACACGCTGGTGTACGTGAGGGGCCGGGGAATCGTCCTGAACGAGCCGTCCGTGGTCGCCATCAACACGAACACCGGTGGCATCCTGGCGGTCGGCTCCGAAGCCAAGAAGATGATCGGGCGCACGCCCGGCAACATCGTCGCCGTGCGGCCCCTCAAGGACGGCGTCATCGCCGACTTCGAGATCACCGAGCGGATGCTCCGGTACTTCATCCTCAAGATCCACAAGCGCCGCTACCTGGCCCGTCCGCGCGTCGTGGTCTGCGTGCCCTCCGGCATCACGGGAGTGGAGCGCCGCGCCGTCATCGAGGCGTCCACGCAGGCCGGTGCCCGCCAGGTGCACATCATCGAAGAGCCGATGGCCGCCGCCATCGGCGCGGGCCTGCCCGTCCACGAGGCCACCGGCAACATGGTCGTGGACATCGGCGGCGGCACCACCGAGGTGGCCGTCATCTCCCTCGGCGGAATCGTCACGGCACAGTCCATCCGGGTGGCCGGCGACGAGCTCGACAACGCGATCATCCAGCACATCAAGAAGGAGTACTCGCTCCTCCTCGGTGAGCGCACCGCCGAGCAGATCAAGATCACCATCGGATCGGCCTACGACCTCGACAAGGACGAGCACACCGAGATCCGCGGCCGCGACCTGGTCTCGGGCCTGCCCAAGACCGTCGTGATCTCGGCCGCCGAGGTGCGCAAGGCGATCGAGGAGCCGGTCAACGCGATCGTCGACGCGGTCAAGACCACCCTCGACAAGTGCCCGCCGGAGCTCTCCGGCGACATCATGGACCGGGGCATCGTCCTGACCGGAGGCGGCGCCCTGCTCCGCGGCCTCGACGAGCGGCTGCGCCGCGAGACGGGCATGCCGATCCACATCGCCGAGGACCCGCTGGACTCCGTGGCGCTCGGATCCGGCAAGTGCGTAGAGGAGTTCGAGGCGCTCCAGCAGGTGCTGGACGCCCAGCCGCGGCGCTGATCCGGCCCGCCGCGCGGCGGCGGAACACAAATGATCCGCCGTACGGGTGCTACCGGGCCCGTGCGGCGGATCGTTGATATACAGGCAAGGTCCGGTGCGAGCCCCGGCTCCACCGGAGCGGTGTGGCCGTCTTTTTCGGCCTGGCCGCACGGTATCTATGAGGAAGGCACGGCCGCCGCACGTGAGGGACACACGAGAAAGCCGGCTGCTCCTGGTGCTTCTGATCGCCATCGCGTTCGCTTTGATCACGGTGGACATCAGGACGGGTGAGGAGTCTCCGGTCGACGGTGCCCGGCAGGCCGCCGCAGCGGTCTTCGGGCCGGTCGAGAAGGGCGTGGCGAAAGGGGTCGACCCGGTCGCCAACGCCATAGGGGCGGTACGGGACTCCGGCGAGCGGCACAACCGCATCGCGACGCTGGAGCGCGAGAACGCCGCACTCAAGGCCAAGCTGGGCAGCGACGACCGGACCCGCAGCCGGATCCGCGAGCTCGACGAGATGCTCAAGCGGGCGGGCGCGGGCCAGTACGGCATCAAGGGCGCCGAGGTCATCGCCATAGGAGCGGCCCAGGGCTTCTCCTGGACCGTGACCATCGACGCGGGCAGCAAGGACGGCATCGAGCGCGACATGACCGTCCTCAACGGGGACGGACTCGTCGGCCGCGTCGCCACCGTCGGCCCCGACACCGCCACCGTGGTCCTCGCCAACGACCCCGACTTCACCGTCGGCACCCGTCTGGAGAAGACCGGCGAACTCGGCTTCGCCACCGGTCAGGGAGACCGGGAGCTCTCCGTGCAGATGCTCAACGGCAAGGCCAAGATCAACAACGGCGACCGGCTCGTCACCTTCGGCTCGCGCGGCAACAAGCCCTTCGTGCCCGGTGTCCCGATCGGCGAGGTGATCAAGGTAGACCCCGCGCGCGGCGACCTGACCCGGACCGTCTGGGTCCGCCCCTTCGTCGGCTTCTCCCGCCTGGACATCGTCGGCGTCGTGGTCATGCCGCCGCGCCAGGACCCGCGCGACGCGGTGCTGCCGCCCAAGCCCGAAGCGCCCAAGCCCACCCCGACGGTCACCGTCACGGTCACCCCGTCGCCCGGCGCGTCCGCGTCCGGCAAGCCGGCCGACGACTAGGAGCCGATCATCATGCGTTTCAACCGGATCCTGCTCTCGGGCACGCTCGTCGTGGTCGCCCTGGTCGTCCAGGTCTCCATCCTGGGCCGCCTCCAACTCCCCGGAGCCGTCCCCGACCTGGTCCTGCTCACGGTCGTCGCCCTCGCGCTCGTGTACGGGTGCGTCAGCGGCGCTCTCATCGGCTTCGCCGCAGGCCTCCTCACCGACCTGGCCCCGCCCGCCGACCACGCCGCCGGCCGCTACGCCCTCGTGCTGTGCGTCATCGGCTACGTCGCCGGACTGGTCCGCCCCGACACCGGGCGGTTCCGCTCCGCCTGGGGCCCGATGCTCACCGTCGTCGGCGCCGCCTTCGTCTCCACCCTGCTCTACGCGGGCGTCGGCGCCCTGGTCGGCGACACCGCCGCCCGCCACGTGGGGATGACCGGGCTGCTCTTCACCGCGGTCCTCTACGACCTGCTGCTCGCCCCCTTCACCGTGCCGTTCATCATGGCCCTGGCCCGCCGCGCGGAGAACGACCCGATGGCCGTCGAGGCCAACGGCGGCCCGCCCGCGGGCAAGGACGTCGCCTCCGGCTGGCTGGCCGGCGGCACCGGACTGCGGATCGGCAGCCAGCGCGGCGGCCTGCGGATGAAGACCGCCCGCAGCCGGGCCAACCGGGCCGGCCGCATAAAGGGAGTCAAGGGAATCAAGGGTGTGAAGAGCGTCAAGAAGCTGTGAGGGAGGAGCCCACGTGACCAACACCGCGGAGAACGGCCGTACGTCCCGGGTGCAGATCCGGCTCGTGATCATCCAGATCCTCGTCTGCTCGATGTTCCTCACCCTCGGCGGCCGGCTCTGGTACCTCCAGATCCGCAACGGCGCCGAGTACTACCACGAGGCCAAGAGCAATCACGTCCAGCGGGTCGTCCAGCCCGCCGTGCGCGGGACGATCCTCGACGCCCGGGGCGTCGCCCTCGCCGACAACGAGACCCGCCTGGTCGTCTCCACCAGCCGCACGGCGCTGATGAAGATGAAGGACCGCGGCCAGGCCGTCATGACCCGCCTCGCCGGCGTCCTGGACATGACCCCCAAGGCGGTCATGGAGAAGGTCCGCCTCTGCGACTCCCAGACCCCCGCGCCCTGCTGGAACGGCTCCCCGTACCAGCCGATCCCGATCACCCTCGACGCCACCACGCAGCAGGCGCTGCAGCTGCGCGAACGCCCCGAGGAGTTCCCCGGCATCACCGCGGAGCCCGTCGCCGTCCGCCGCTACCCGGCCCCCGGCGGGGCCCGTACCGCGCAGGTCCTCGGCTACCTCTCCCCGGTCACCGACGAGGAGATCCACAAGGCCAAGGACACCGACTCGCCCCACCTGCGCTCCGACCAGGTCGGCCGCTCGGGGATCGAGCGCACCTACGACAAGTACCTGCGCGGCAAGGCGATGGTCACCTCGTACGAGGTCGACAACCTCGGCCGCGTCATGCACCAGACCGAGTCCGACGCGGGCGTGCCCGGGTCCACCCTCGTCACCAGCATCGACGCCCGGGTCCAGTCCGTCGCCGAGTACGAGCTCCAAGCGGCGATGAAGGTGGTCCGCAACGAGACCGACAACATCACCAACCGCAAGTACGAGGCCGACTCGGGCGCCGTCGTCGTCATGGAGGCCAAGACCGGCCGGGTCGTCGCGATGGCCTCCCAGCCCGACTACGACCCCAACGCCTGGGTCGGCGGCATCGCCGCCAAGGACTACGCCGCCCTCACCAGCGAGGGCTCCAACTATCCGCTGCTCAACCGGGCCATCCAGGGCCAGGCCCCCGCGGGCTCCATCTTCAAGGTGGTGTCGGCGAGCGCGGCCGTCCGGGCCGGATACCCCTTCGACGACAAGTACCCATGCGGCGCCTCCTACAGCATGGGCAACCGCAGCTTCGCGAACTTCGAGTCCAAGGGGCACGGCCCCATCACCCTCGGCGAGGCCCTCAAGTTCTCCTGCAACACCGTCTTCTACGCCCTCGGGCACAAGGAGTGGCAGCGGGACGGCGGCCTCAAGCCCAAGAAGGACGCCCACGACTGGTTCTACCGGACGGCCCGCGAGTTCGGCCTCGGCTCCGAGACCGGGATCGACCTGCCGAACGAGGTCAAGGGCCGCATCCCCGACCGCAGGTGGAAGCAGAGCTTCTGGGCGGCCAACAAGGACGCCTGGTGCAAGCAGGGCAAGAAGGGCGGCACCTACGTCGAGCTGGTCGCCTACGAGAGCTGCCTCGAAGGCAACCAGCTCAAGGCCTACGACAGCATCAACTTCGCCATCGGCCAGGGCGACGTCCTCGTCACCCCCATCCAGATGGCCACCGCCTACGCCGCCATCAGCAACGGGGGCACCCTCTTCGACCCCACCGTCGGCAAGGCCGTGATCAGCGCCGACGGCAAGCACGTCGAGTGGATCAAGCCCAAGCCGCACGGCAGGCTGCCGATCGACGCCAAGACCGTCAAGGACCTCGACAAGGGCCTGCGCATGGTCGTCGAGCCCGGCGGCACCGCCGCCTGGCGCTTCGTAGGCTGGCCGATGGACAAGATCCCGATGCACGCCAAGACCGGTACCGCCCAGGTCTACGGCAAGCAGACCACCTCGTGGCTGGCGACCTACACCAAGGACTTCGTCATCGTCATGACCATCTCCCAGGGCGGCACCGGCTCCGGAGCCGCCGGCCCCGCCGTCCGCAACCTCTACAACGCCATCTACGGCTTCGACATGGAGGGCAACCAGGACCCGAAGAAGGCACTCCTTCTGGGACCGGAGAAGAAGCTGCCCAAGATCCGCCCCGACGGCGGCATCGATTCCCCCGAGATCCGGCCGTACGTACCGCCGTCCCCGGAAGAACTGGCACCGCCCGTGCTTGCCGGCCCGCCCGCCCAGCGCCCCGCGCAGCACGACTGAGTACCGAGGACCGACATGCAGACCGCCAACAAATTCTCCGTGGCCCGGTACGCGCCGGAGCAGCGGGGGGCGATGGCCAAGCTCACCGCCCGCGACTCCGTGGTGCGCCGGCTCGACTGGCCGATACTCCTCTCGGCGCTCGCCCTCTCCCTCATCGGCGCCCTGCTGGTGTGGTCGGCGACCCGCAACCGGACCTCGCTGAACAACGGGGACCCGTACTACTTCCTCTTCCGGCACGCCATGAACACCGGCATCGGCCTCGTGCTGATGATCGGCACCATCTGGCTCGGCCACCGCACCCTGCGCGGCGCCGTACCGATCCTCTACGGGCTCTCCGTCGTCCTGATCCTCGCCGTGCTCACCCCGCTCGGCGCCACCATCAACGGCGCCCACGCCTGGATCGTGGTCGGCGGCGGCTTCTCGCTCCAGCCCTCCGAGTTCGTCAAGATCACGATCATCCTGGTCATGGCGATGCTGCTGGCCACCCGGGTGGACGCGGGAGACCTGGCCCACCCCGACCACCGCACCGTCGTCAAGGCGCTCTGCCTGGCCGCCTTCCCCATGGGCATCATCATGCTGATGCCCGACCTCGGCTCCGTCATGGTCATGGTCGTCATCGTGCTCGGCGTCCTGCTGGCCTCCGGCGCCTCCAACCGCTGGGTGCTGGGCCTGCTCGGCTCGGGCGCCGGCGGGGCCATCCTGATCTGGCAGCTCGGCGTCCTCGACGAGTACCAGATCAACCGCTTCGCCGCCTTCGCCAACCCCGAGCTCGACCCGGCCGGCGTCGGCTACAACACCAACCAGGCGCGCATCGCCATCGGCTCCGGCGGAC
Protein-coding sequences here:
- a CDS encoding rod shape-determining protein yields the protein MPQASTNKTGSSRDIGIDLGTANTLVYARGHGIVLNEPSVVAVKAGTTTALAVGTEAKETIGRTPGSITAIRPLKDGVICDYEAAEEMIRHFVRKAVPGRRVRTRMVICVPSGVTQVERRAIIHASARAGAKTVHLIEEPMAAAIGAGLPVSEPRGSMVVDIGGGTSEVAVISLGGIVTARSLRVAGDRMDAAITDHVRKEHSLLIGDRTAEDVKIAIGSAWPVPDRPELETATFTVRGREKVGGMPQTLALDARDVRAALDEPVEAIIAAVRTTLEECPPELSGDVMEHGIVLTGGGALLPGLDLRMASSTGIPVFVADDPLDCVALGSGRCVEDMDALSGLLAPARA
- the folC gene encoding bifunctional tetrahydrofolate synthase/dihydrofolate synthase yields the protein MSEQQPESHDDSFDAFDKIVAEESDRDPDLAVIEAGSRTLRAQAGPPQGDPVPEEPADPEVAKALREVEQELAGRWGETKLEPSVTRIAALMDVLGEPQRAYPSIHVTGTNGKTSTSRMIEALLNAFELRTGRYTSPHVQSITERISLDGAPVSAERFVETYEDIKPYVDMVDAAEEIRLSFFEVLTGMAYAAFADAPVDAAVIEVGMGGAWDATNVIDGAVAVVTPISLDHTDRLGSTTGEIAQEKGGIIKQGATVILAQQPVDAAQVLLKKAVEVDATVARAGMEFGVVTREVAVGGQQLTLRGLGGEYDGIFLPLYGAHMAHNAAVALAAVEAFFGIGADHARVLDVETVRKAFASVTSPGRMEVVRRSPTVVLDAAHNPAGAQVTAEAVTEAFGFSRLVGVVGASEGKDARGILEAFEPIFAEVVITENTSHRATSADELAAIAVEVFGSERVQVEPRLDDALEAAITLAEEEAEYGGAGVLVTGSVITVGEARLLLKRG
- a CDS encoding DUF4233 domain-containing protein, which produces MRTLCASTLIAEFFVIGFAGLVAMKGDLSQAAVWSVCGIAMLVSVLLCGMLSRPGAVQIGWALQIGLVLSGFVVPMMFVLGVVFAGLWWCSIHYGRRIDVIKARWAAQAEAEAAAPTEA
- the ndk gene encoding nucleoside-diphosphate kinase, producing MTQRTLVLLKPDAVRRGLIGEIVGRIERKAGWTIPALELRTLDQETLEAHYGEHKGKPFYEPLMGFMASGPVVALVVEGERVIEGVRQLAGPTDPIAAAPGSIRGDFGTVTRENLIHASDSEESAERELKLFFPAL
- a CDS encoding rod shape-determining protein, whose amino-acid sequence is MSFIGRDMAIDLGTANTLVYVRGRGIVLNEPSVVAINTNTGGILAVGSEAKKMIGRTPGNIVAVRPLKDGVIADFEITERMLRYFILKIHKRRYLARPRVVVCVPSGITGVERRAVIEASTQAGARQVHIIEEPMAAAIGAGLPVHEATGNMVVDIGGGTTEVAVISLGGIVTAQSIRVAGDELDNAIIQHIKKEYSLLLGERTAEQIKITIGSAYDLDKDEHTEIRGRDLVSGLPKTVVISAAEVRKAIEEPVNAIVDAVKTTLDKCPPELSGDIMDRGIVLTGGGALLRGLDERLRRETGMPIHIAEDPLDSVALGSGKCVEEFEALQQVLDAQPRR
- the mreC gene encoding rod shape-determining protein MreC, whose amino-acid sequence is MRDTRESRLLLVLLIAIAFALITVDIRTGEESPVDGARQAAAAVFGPVEKGVAKGVDPVANAIGAVRDSGERHNRIATLERENAALKAKLGSDDRTRSRIRELDEMLKRAGAGQYGIKGAEVIAIGAAQGFSWTVTIDAGSKDGIERDMTVLNGDGLVGRVATVGPDTATVVLANDPDFTVGTRLEKTGELGFATGQGDRELSVQMLNGKAKINNGDRLVTFGSRGNKPFVPGVPIGEVIKVDPARGDLTRTVWVRPFVGFSRLDIVGVVVMPPRQDPRDAVLPPKPEAPKPTPTVTVTVTPSPGASASGKPADD
- the mreD gene encoding rod shape-determining protein MreD; the protein is MRFNRILLSGTLVVVALVVQVSILGRLQLPGAVPDLVLLTVVALALVYGCVSGALIGFAAGLLTDLAPPADHAAGRYALVLCVIGYVAGLVRPDTGRFRSAWGPMLTVVGAAFVSTLLYAGVGALVGDTAARHVGMTGLLFTAVLYDLLLAPFTVPFIMALARRAENDPMAVEANGGPPAGKDVASGWLAGGTGLRIGSQRGGLRMKTARSRANRAGRIKGVKGIKGVKSVKKL
- the mrdA gene encoding penicillin-binding protein 2, translated to MTNTAENGRTSRVQIRLVIIQILVCSMFLTLGGRLWYLQIRNGAEYYHEAKSNHVQRVVQPAVRGTILDARGVALADNETRLVVSTSRTALMKMKDRGQAVMTRLAGVLDMTPKAVMEKVRLCDSQTPAPCWNGSPYQPIPITLDATTQQALQLRERPEEFPGITAEPVAVRRYPAPGGARTAQVLGYLSPVTDEEIHKAKDTDSPHLRSDQVGRSGIERTYDKYLRGKAMVTSYEVDNLGRVMHQTESDAGVPGSTLVTSIDARVQSVAEYELQAAMKVVRNETDNITNRKYEADSGAVVVMEAKTGRVVAMASQPDYDPNAWVGGIAAKDYAALTSEGSNYPLLNRAIQGQAPAGSIFKVVSASAAVRAGYPFDDKYPCGASYSMGNRSFANFESKGHGPITLGEALKFSCNTVFYALGHKEWQRDGGLKPKKDAHDWFYRTAREFGLGSETGIDLPNEVKGRIPDRRWKQSFWAANKDAWCKQGKKGGTYVELVAYESCLEGNQLKAYDSINFAIGQGDVLVTPIQMATAYAAISNGGTLFDPTVGKAVISADGKHVEWIKPKPHGRLPIDAKTVKDLDKGLRMVVEPGGTAAWRFVGWPMDKIPMHAKTGTAQVYGKQTTSWLATYTKDFVIVMTISQGGTGSGAAGPAVRNLYNAIYGFDMEGNQDPKKALLLGPEKKLPKIRPDGGIDSPEIRPYVPPSPEELAPPVLAGPPAQRPAQHD
- the rodA gene encoding rod shape-determining protein RodA — protein: MQTANKFSVARYAPEQRGAMAKLTARDSVVRRLDWPILLSALALSLIGALLVWSATRNRTSLNNGDPYYFLFRHAMNTGIGLVLMIGTIWLGHRTLRGAVPILYGLSVVLILAVLTPLGATINGAHAWIVVGGGFSLQPSEFVKITIILVMAMLLATRVDAGDLAHPDHRTVVKALCLAAFPMGIIMLMPDLGSVMVMVVIVLGVLLASGASNRWVLGLLGSGAGGAILIWQLGVLDEYQINRFAAFANPELDPAGVGYNTNQARIAIGSGGLTGSGLFKGSQTTGQFVPEQQTDFVFTVAGEELGFVGAGLILVLLGVILWRACVIARETTELYGTIVCAGIIAWFAFQAFENIGMTLGIMPVAGLPLPFVSYGGSSMFAVWVAIGLLQSIRVQRPMSA